From a single Vicugna pacos chromosome 4, VicPac4, whole genome shotgun sequence genomic region:
- the LHX3 gene encoding LIM/homeobox protein Lhx3 — protein MEARGELGPGRESAGGDLLLALLARREDLRREIPLCAGCDQHILDRFILKALDRHWHSKCLKCSDCHTPLAERCFSRGESVYCKDDFFKRFGTKCAACQLGIPPTQVVRRAQDFVYHLHCFACVVCKRQLATGDEFYLMEDSRLVCKADYETAKQREAEATAKRPRTTITAKQLETLKSAYNTSPKPARHVREQLSSETGLDMRVVQVWFQNRRAKEKRLKKDAGRQRWGQYFRNMKRARGGSKSDKDSVQEEGQDSDAEVSFTDEPSMAEMGPANGLYSSLGEPAPALGRTSGAPGSFPLEHGGLAGPEQYRELRPGSPYGVPPSPAALQSLPGPQPLLSSLVYPDASLGLVPAGAPGGPPPMRVLAGNGPSSDLSTGSSGGYPDFPASPASWLDEVDHAQF, from the exons ATGGAGGCGCGCGGGGAGCTGGGCCCGGGCCGGGAGTCGGCGGGCGGCGACCTGCTGCTGGCGCTACTGGCGCGGAGGGAGGACCTGCGCCGAG AGATCCCGCTGTGTGCCGGCTGTGACCAGCACATCCTGGACCGCTTCATCCTCAAGGCTCTGGACCGCCACTGGCACAGCAAGTGCCTCAAGTGCTCCGACTGCCACACGCCGCTGGCCGAGCGCTGCTTCAGCCGCGGAGAGAGCGTTTACTGCAAGGACGACTTCTTCAA GCGCTTCGGGACCAAGTGCGCCGCGTGCCAGCTGGGCATCCCGCCCACGCAGGTGGTGCGCCGCGCCCAGGACTTCGTGTACCACCTACACTGCTTCGCCTGCGTCGTGTGCAAGCGGCAACTGGCCACGGGCGACGAGTTCTACCTCATGGAGGACAGCCGACTCGTGTGCAAGGCAGACTACGAGACCGCCAAGCAGCGAG AGGCCGAGGCCACGGCCAAGCGGCCGCGCACGACCATCACGGCCAAGCAGCTGGAGACGCTGAAGAGCGCCTACAACACATCGCCGAAGCCGGCGCGCCACGTGCGCGAGCAGCTGTCGTCCGAGACCGGGCTGGACATGCGCGTCGTGCAG gtgTGGTTCCAGAACCGCCGGGCCAAGGAGAAGAGGCTCAAGAAGGACGCCGGCCGGCAGCGCTGGGGCCAGTATTTCCGTAACATGAAGCGCGCCCGTGGCGGCTCTAAGTCGGACAAGGACAGTGTCCAGGAGGAGGGACAGGACAGCGATGCTGAGGTCTCCTTCACTG ATGAGCCATCCATGGCTGAGATGGGCCCTGCCAATGGCCTCTACAGCAGCCTGGGAGAGCCTGCCCCGGCCTTGGGCCGGACCTCCGGGGCCCCGGGCAGCTTCCCGCTGGAGCATGGAGGCCTTGCCGGCCCGGAGCAGTACCGAGAGCTGCGCCCTGGCAGCCCCTATGGTGTCCCCCCATCACCTGCTGCCCTGCAGAgcctccctggcccccagcccctcctctccagcctggtATACCCTGATGCCAGCCTGGGGCTCGTGCCAGCGGGAGCCCCAGGTGGGCCCCCACCCATGAGGGTGCTGGCGGGGAACGGACCCAGCTCTGACCTATCCACGGGGAGCAGCGGGGGCTACCCCGACTTCCCTGCCAGCCCCGCCTCCTGGCTAGACGAGGTGGACCACGCTCAGTTCTGA